In the Longimicrobiales bacterium genome, one interval contains:
- the trpE gene encoding anthranilate synthase component I has product MQILPSLDQFKAHARASGLVPVWREFLFDVDTAVTAYAKLVEPPFGFLLESVVGGEQWARYSFVGTRPSSAWRVDRGVVSTWTAEDGWSEVDTDDALADLDARLRARVPAQVEGLPRFWGGAVGFFSYDVVREIEDLPNAPIDDLGVPDGLFVFTDVVLAIDNFKSRAMAIAAVPVDVDTSDAELESLYEEAAEKTRRVVERLGEVDGPKPLNLRAEPEDDPPFTSSMKRANFEKGVQRIREYVRAGDAFQVVLSQRLSVPLQASPFELYRGLRSLNPSPYLYFFELDGVSLVGSSPEVLVRVEDDVVTVRPIAGTRPRGKTPEEERALADDLLSDEKELAEHRMLVDLGRNDVGRVAQYGSVTVPDLMVVEKYSHVMHIVSQVEGRLREGLGAIDVFKACFPAGTVSGAPKVRAMEIIDELETTRRGPYAGAVGYFNYGGMSMDTAITIRTVLAKDGRAYVQAGAGIVADSDPDKEYEETLNKARALLKAAAMVGR; this is encoded by the coding sequence ATGCAGATTCTTCCCTCTCTTGATCAATTCAAGGCCCACGCCCGAGCCTCGGGCCTGGTGCCCGTTTGGCGCGAGTTCCTCTTCGACGTCGACACGGCGGTCACCGCATACGCGAAGCTCGTGGAGCCACCGTTCGGCTTCCTCCTCGAGTCCGTCGTGGGAGGCGAACAATGGGCCCGATACTCCTTCGTGGGAACCCGTCCATCGAGCGCATGGAGAGTGGATCGCGGGGTGGTGTCTACTTGGACTGCGGAGGATGGTTGGTCCGAGGTGGACACGGACGATGCGCTGGCCGATCTCGATGCCAGGCTGCGCGCACGTGTGCCCGCTCAAGTCGAAGGTCTGCCACGTTTTTGGGGCGGAGCCGTGGGCTTCTTTTCCTATGATGTAGTCAGGGAGATCGAAGATCTGCCAAACGCCCCGATCGACGACCTGGGAGTACCGGACGGGCTTTTCGTTTTCACCGACGTCGTCTTGGCCATCGACAACTTCAAGAGCCGAGCCATGGCGATCGCCGCGGTCCCGGTAGACGTCGACACGAGTGATGCCGAACTGGAGAGCCTGTACGAAGAGGCGGCGGAAAAGACGAGGCGAGTGGTGGAGCGTCTCGGTGAGGTGGATGGGCCGAAGCCGCTCAATCTTCGAGCCGAGCCGGAGGATGATCCGCCGTTCACGAGCTCTATGAAGCGAGCGAATTTCGAGAAGGGCGTGCAGCGGATTCGCGAGTATGTACGTGCAGGCGACGCGTTCCAGGTCGTCTTGAGTCAGCGTCTCAGCGTGCCCTTGCAGGCGTCTCCCTTCGAACTCTACCGGGGGTTACGAAGCCTCAATCCGTCGCCTTATCTCTATTTTTTCGAACTCGATGGGGTCAGCCTCGTCGGGAGTTCTCCTGAGGTTCTCGTTCGGGTAGAGGACGACGTCGTCACAGTGCGCCCTATCGCTGGGACGCGTCCGCGAGGTAAGACGCCAGAGGAAGAGCGTGCGTTGGCGGACGATCTTCTCTCAGACGAAAAGGAGCTGGCTGAGCATCGCATGTTGGTCGACCTGGGGCGGAACGACGTGGGGCGGGTCGCTCAATACGGGTCCGTGACTGTCCCCGATCTGATGGTCGTGGAGAAGTACTCGCACGTTATGCACATCGTGAGCCAGGTCGAGGGCCGTCTACGAGAGGGTCTGGGCGCCATCGACGTCTTTAAGGCGTGTTTCCCGGCGGGCACCGTATCCGGGGCCCCGAAGGTCAGGGCGATGGAGATCATTGACGAGTTGGAGACCACCCGGAGGGGCCCGTACGCGGGTGCCGTCGGCTACTTCAACTACGGTGGGATGAGCATGGACACCGCGATCACGATTCGCACGGTGCTGGCGAAGGACGGCCGCGCTTATGTGCAAGCCGGCGCGGGGATTGTAGCTGACAGCGATCCCGACAAGGAGTACGAAGAAACCCTCAACAAGGCGCGGGCGCTGCTCAAGGCCGCCGCCATGGTGGGCCGCTAG
- a CDS encoding dipeptidase encodes MSDAQSFIDQNLGRFREELYEFLRIPSISAKSEHDGDMRDAADWFRDRLTDAGLEAEIHATEGHPIVLGRWSGAPEGAPTILIYGHYDVQPPEPLEEWLSPPFEPTERDGKVFARGSADDKGQLYMHVKALEAHLATSGSLPVNVIVLAEGEEEVGSENLVPFVKENVDDLACDYVVISDSNMFAENMPSVLFSLRGMAYLELHVKGARSDLHSGQFGGPVVNPGNAIGKIIASLHNADGGVAVEGFYDDVLAWDEETRARIRSLPFSPDDYKQDLEVDALGGEAEYHVLERLWIRPTCDVNGILCGYTGEGAKTVLPNKAMAKVSFRLVPDQTPERVADLVRAHVAKVAPAGVTVEIVELHGGRPWRTNVEGKLVDAASAALEAAFGTPAVLQGEGGSIPIVSDFEEQLGASALLVGFGLPGCNLHAPNEWFALDAFEKGIGALAGLYENLGA; translated from the coding sequence ATGTCTGACGCACAGAGCTTCATCGACCAGAATCTGGGCCGCTTCCGTGAGGAGCTTTACGAGTTCCTTCGCATCCCATCCATCAGCGCAAAATCCGAGCACGATGGTGACATGCGTGATGCGGCGGACTGGTTCCGCGACCGCCTGACGGATGCCGGGCTCGAAGCCGAAATCCATGCAACCGAAGGACATCCGATCGTTCTCGGTCGCTGGAGCGGAGCGCCCGAGGGGGCGCCGACGATCCTCATCTACGGCCACTACGACGTCCAGCCTCCCGAGCCACTCGAAGAGTGGTTGTCACCCCCGTTCGAGCCGACCGAACGAGACGGAAAGGTCTTCGCGCGCGGATCTGCGGACGACAAGGGTCAGCTCTATATGCATGTGAAGGCCTTAGAGGCCCACCTCGCGACGTCGGGCTCGCTGCCGGTGAACGTGATCGTACTCGCAGAGGGGGAAGAGGAAGTCGGATCTGAAAATCTCGTCCCGTTCGTGAAGGAGAATGTCGACGACCTCGCGTGCGACTACGTGGTGATTTCGGATTCGAACATGTTCGCGGAGAACATGCCTTCAGTGCTCTTTTCCCTGCGCGGCATGGCCTACCTGGAACTCCATGTGAAGGGTGCACGAAGCGATCTCCACTCGGGGCAGTTCGGCGGACCTGTGGTCAATCCCGGGAACGCGATCGGCAAGATTATCGCGTCGCTACACAACGCAGATGGAGGAGTCGCCGTCGAAGGCTTCTACGACGATGTCTTGGCGTGGGATGAGGAAACTCGTGCCCGCATCCGTTCGCTTCCCTTCAGCCCCGACGACTACAAGCAAGATCTCGAAGTCGACGCGCTGGGCGGAGAAGCCGAATACCACGTACTCGAGCGGCTATGGATTCGACCCACATGTGACGTGAATGGGATCCTGTGCGGATACACCGGTGAGGGAGCCAAGACAGTCCTTCCGAACAAGGCGATGGCCAAGGTCAGCTTCCGGCTCGTACCCGACCAGACGCCAGAAAGAGTCGCTGATCTTGTACGTGCCCATGTCGCCAAGGTGGCACCCGCTGGCGTGACTGTAGAGATCGTGGAGTTGCACGGCGGGCGGCCCTGGCGCACCAACGTGGAAGGCAAATTGGTAGACGCTGCCTCTGCCGCCTTGGAAGCTGCCTTCGGCACTCCAGCCGTACTCCAGGGCGAGGGGGGTTCGATCCCGATCGTGTCGGACTTCGAGGAGCAACTCGGAGCTTCAGCGCTACTCGTCGGATTCGGGCTGCCGGGCTGCAACTTGCACGCCCCGAACGAGTGGTTCGCGCTTGATGCGTTCGAGAAAGGCATCGGAGCTCTTGCGGGTCTCTACGAGAACCTGGGGGCGTAA
- a CDS encoding sigma-70 family RNA polymerase sigma factor, whose amino-acid sequence MVNANPEQLPHFLQATPLEDLSDEQLVTAHLEGRPGAFQRLYDRYRDRLIHFITRKTGDSDRAQDLVQEAFIRVTRHLHRFDTSKKFSTWVYTIASNLSKNELRNRSRSPLVLFQKLTGNWDDDHRPLQFEDFSMRPDDLYRKRYLQRLVEDTVKTLPEHHRLVFRLRELEGKSYEEISEITGVNLGTVKSRLHRARNSFAQRIEPFLN is encoded by the coding sequence ATGGTCAACGCGAACCCGGAACAGCTGCCGCACTTTCTGCAGGCCACTCCCCTGGAGGACCTGTCGGACGAGCAGCTCGTAACGGCGCACCTTGAGGGGCGCCCAGGCGCATTTCAGCGCCTTTACGACCGCTATCGTGACCGGCTCATCCACTTCATAACACGAAAGACGGGCGACTCGGATCGTGCTCAAGATCTCGTCCAAGAAGCGTTCATTCGGGTAACGAGACATCTCCACCGTTTCGATACATCGAAGAAGTTCTCGACCTGGGTTTACACGATCGCGTCGAACCTGTCGAAGAACGAGTTGCGGAACCGCTCGCGGAGCCCCTTGGTCCTCTTCCAGAAGCTCACGGGCAACTGGGACGACGATCACCGTCCGCTCCAGTTCGAGGACTTTTCGATGCGTCCGGACGACTTGTATCGAAAGCGCTACCTGCAGCGCTTGGTCGAGGACACCGTGAAGACGCTCCCGGAACACCACCGTCTGGTCTTCCGACTGAGAGAACTCGAGGGTAAGAGCTACGAGGAGATCTCGGAGATCACCGGCGTCAACCTTGGCACAGTGAAGAGTCGGCTGCATCGTGCACGTAATTCGTTCGCACAACGCATCGAACCTTTCCTGAACTAG
- a CDS encoding thiamine pyrophosphate-dependent dehydrogenase E1 component subunit alpha, producing the protein MKRYPAFDPPEYLTWEADPALVTAYRERCAADPERQAIVDALAPNDLVSLYRDLLRTRLHDIGLKRWVRTGVISKSWLGTGEEAVTVGSVRALDPGRDVVSPMIRNAGALHMMGMPLSDMFRGYLATSDSPSRGRDLHIGDMAKGIIQPISHMGTSVTIVAGVALAFRNRGEDRVAMTWVGDGATKTAACHEGMNLAAVQNLPVIFVIQNNQVALGTRADQHGAGDLHAWPAMYGIESWVCDGNNLLDVYAATRVAADRCRSGRGPAVIVADTFRMGGHATHDEREARDTFPAELFAEWGKRDPVGLFEAYLMERGLDQSVLEKVEAETTAEMNQAAEDALESRDKIPPPEQALYDGFSQGGVLHGLDVRPI; encoded by the coding sequence ATGAAGCGATATCCCGCATTTGACCCGCCCGAGTACCTCACTTGGGAAGCCGACCCTGCGCTCGTAACAGCGTACAGGGAGCGATGTGCCGCAGACCCTGAGCGGCAAGCCATCGTCGACGCGCTGGCCCCCAACGACCTGGTCTCTTTATACCGTGACCTCCTGCGAACTCGACTCCACGACATCGGCCTGAAACGTTGGGTTCGGACTGGGGTCATTTCGAAGTCATGGCTCGGGACGGGCGAAGAGGCCGTTACCGTGGGATCCGTCCGGGCCCTGGATCCGGGCCGGGACGTCGTTTCTCCGATGATCCGGAATGCGGGGGCCCTTCACATGATGGGGATGCCGCTTTCCGACATGTTCCGCGGCTACCTGGCGACCTCGGATTCGCCCAGCCGCGGCCGGGATCTCCATATCGGAGACATGGCGAAGGGCATCATTCAGCCCATCAGTCACATGGGAACGAGTGTGACGATCGTCGCCGGCGTGGCTCTGGCCTTCCGCAACAGGGGTGAGGACCGGGTCGCAATGACATGGGTGGGCGATGGCGCCACAAAGACCGCGGCCTGTCATGAAGGGATGAACCTCGCAGCCGTCCAGAACCTGCCAGTCATCTTCGTGATCCAGAACAACCAGGTGGCCCTAGGCACGCGCGCAGATCAACACGGCGCGGGAGATCTGCACGCTTGGCCGGCGATGTACGGCATCGAAAGCTGGGTCTGCGACGGCAACAACCTGCTCGACGTCTATGCGGCGACTCGGGTCGCGGCAGATCGGTGCCGCTCCGGGCGAGGCCCTGCCGTGATCGTGGCAGACACGTTCCGAATGGGTGGCCACGCCACACATGATGAACGTGAAGCGCGTGACACCTTCCCGGCCGAACTCTTCGCCGAGTGGGGCAAGCGGGATCCTGTTGGGCTCTTCGAAGCTTACCTAATGGAGCGAGGGCTCGATCAGTCGGTCCTCGAGAAGGTTGAGGCCGAAACAACCGCCGAGATGAACCAGGCGGCTGAAGACGCATTGGAATCACGGGATAAGATTCCGCCGCCCGAACAGGCCCTCTACGACGGGTTCTCACAGGGCGGCGTGCTGCACGGGCTGGACGTTCGCCCAATTTAG
- the bcp gene encoding thioredoxin-dependent thiol peroxidase, which produces MIEIGTPAPDFTLETDLGEPVTLAKLLGKKVVLYFYPKDNTPGCTIQACDFRDAMPRFDGVDAVVLGVSPDSVESHAKFRKNFDLTFPLLADTEHEVAEAYGVWGKRKTFGVSYEGVERSTFLIDENGIVVNVWREVKAAGHMEMLAELLGA; this is translated from the coding sequence ATGATCGAGATCGGTACGCCAGCTCCTGACTTCACACTCGAGACCGATTTGGGTGAGCCCGTCACACTGGCCAAGCTCCTAGGAAAGAAGGTCGTTCTCTACTTCTATCCGAAGGACAACACACCTGGTTGTACGATCCAGGCTTGCGACTTCCGGGATGCCATGCCTCGCTTCGACGGCGTGGACGCCGTCGTCCTCGGCGTGTCACCGGATTCGGTGGAGTCACATGCCAAGTTCAGGAAGAACTTTGACCTGACCTTCCCCTTGCTCGCCGACACCGAGCATGAGGTTGCCGAGGCCTACGGTGTCTGGGGGAAGCGCAAGACGTTTGGTGTGTCCTACGAGGGGGTCGAGCGGAGCACATTTCTGATCGATGAAAACGGGATTGTGGTGAACGTCTGGCGTGAGGTGAAGGCGGCGGGCCACATGGAAATGTTGGCGGAACTGTTGGGGGCGTAG
- a CDS encoding CoA-binding protein, which translates to MRRLLEASSDPGNPSAEELDELFHEMRMIAVIGISRDPMKTARRVPSYLAAKGYHILPVNPLAERILGRDAVSTLEDVKEPVDMVLIFRPTGQAGVFVEQAADRREQPAIWLQEDIHAKQEISAARDAGLVAVQNLCSYKVHRELQAAEGEPLGPPQSVRR; encoded by the coding sequence GTGCGACGCCTTCTGGAGGCTAGCTCCGACCCTGGCAATCCCTCTGCGGAAGAGCTCGACGAGCTGTTTCACGAGATGCGGATGATCGCGGTCATCGGGATTTCACGAGATCCGATGAAGACCGCCCGCCGCGTACCGTCATATCTGGCAGCGAAAGGATACCACATCCTACCCGTCAATCCGCTCGCTGAGAGGATCTTGGGACGTGACGCGGTAAGCACTCTGGAAGACGTGAAAGAACCCGTGGATATGGTCCTGATCTTCCGGCCAACAGGACAGGCGGGGGTCTTCGTCGAACAGGCGGCCGACCGGAGGGAACAGCCCGCTATCTGGCTACAAGAAGACATCCACGCGAAACAGGAGATCTCGGCGGCAAGAGATGCGGGACTCGTCGCCGTACAAAACCTCTGCAGCTACAAGGTGCATCGGGAATTACAGGCAGCCGAGGGTGAACCTCTGGGTCCGCCGCAAAGCGTGCGGCGGTAA
- a CDS encoding HAMP domain-containing sensor histidine kinase produces the protein MEIGIGIGIAIGFVVGALVFGRGRSGSTKSLGGSDVDSRIRAAGEAERQVALREAIGRVSSYLDSRVREPLDVGPARPPVRELRARMDQALGALSDIDFFLEEAPSERQGADLVPLVTQVAKEFAADHNIGLRLEVGSSPVRASVNHNVLMDAVYLLMHNAERFGGGATIEVAIAGTDGRATVLIRDGGEGFSEEAFKRAFDPFYSTSSEGLGLGLPHARGLVEGMGGRIALRNVPGGGAEVEVSFPTL, from the coding sequence ATGGAAATCGGTATCGGCATTGGAATCGCCATCGGGTTCGTAGTCGGAGCCCTAGTCTTCGGCCGAGGGCGGTCGGGTTCGACCAAGAGCCTTGGTGGGTCTGACGTCGACTCGCGAATCCGCGCGGCGGGTGAAGCCGAACGCCAGGTCGCTCTTCGAGAGGCCATTGGTCGTGTCAGTTCATACCTGGACTCGCGCGTGCGGGAGCCCCTGGATGTAGGGCCTGCACGCCCTCCGGTCCGGGAGTTGAGGGCGCGCATGGATCAGGCGCTCGGAGCGCTTTCAGATATCGACTTCTTCTTGGAAGAGGCGCCATCGGAGAGACAAGGGGCCGACCTCGTGCCTCTGGTTACCCAGGTCGCGAAGGAGTTCGCAGCAGATCACAACATCGGTCTGCGCCTCGAAGTTGGATCTTCTCCTGTCCGGGCATCGGTGAATCACAACGTGCTCATGGACGCAGTGTACCTGCTCATGCACAACGCTGAGCGATTCGGCGGTGGGGCCACGATCGAGGTGGCGATCGCAGGAACAGATGGGCGCGCGACCGTTTTGATTCGGGACGGGGGCGAAGGCTTCTCTGAAGAGGCCTTCAAGCGTGCGTTCGATCCTTTCTACTCGACGTCGTCGGAAGGACTAGGACTAGGCCTTCCGCATGCTCGAGGACTCGTCGAAGGTATGGGCGGGCGGATCGCACTGCGTAACGTGCCCGGTGGTGGCGCCGAGGTCGAGGTTTCGTTCCCGACGCTCTAG
- a CDS encoding EamA family transporter codes for MTGAASKNGRWLGYAEAVAAACLWGSSGIFAVHLFRLGVPPESVAILRPVVGTLVLLLAFGISRPAALRVDLRGFLVLGVGGGVAVGVFQLAYQLSTATVGVPTTVALLYLAPAVVIAASGPLLGEWPTRARVGLVGVTLVGVWLSVSGARAIPSEFGPAGLVWGVLAGLSYATYTLFGRFAAPRYGPTATVTYSTLGACVVLFFALPQFGADVVLPASPKAWGILVAFGVLTIALAQFLFFDALGRIEASRASLATAIEPVVAALLATLLLSQGLNPLGWAGIALVVAGVVGVGLSAPDSD; via the coding sequence ATGACCGGCGCAGCGTCCAAGAACGGACGTTGGCTCGGATATGCAGAGGCGGTCGCAGCGGCATGCCTCTGGGGGTCGTCCGGGATCTTCGCGGTGCACTTGTTTCGGCTCGGCGTGCCCCCAGAGAGTGTGGCCATCCTCCGTCCGGTAGTGGGCACCTTGGTCCTTCTCTTAGCATTCGGCATCTCTCGTCCGGCGGCGTTACGTGTGGACCTGAGAGGCTTTCTCGTCCTGGGTGTGGGAGGGGGAGTAGCGGTCGGTGTGTTTCAGTTGGCCTACCAACTGTCGACCGCGACGGTCGGCGTTCCCACGACGGTCGCCCTGTTGTACCTGGCCCCCGCTGTGGTGATCGCCGCGTCCGGACCATTACTCGGCGAATGGCCCACGCGAGCCCGGGTCGGATTGGTGGGCGTCACCCTTGTGGGGGTCTGGCTCTCGGTTTCGGGAGCCAGAGCCATTCCTTCCGAATTCGGCCCAGCAGGCTTGGTGTGGGGCGTGCTCGCAGGGCTCAGCTACGCCACGTACACCTTGTTCGGGAGATTCGCCGCCCCTCGCTACGGCCCGACCGCCACAGTCACGTACAGCACGTTGGGCGCCTGTGTCGTCCTGTTCTTCGCACTTCCACAATTCGGGGCCGACGTCGTACTTCCCGCTTCGCCGAAGGCGTGGGGGATTCTCGTCGCCTTCGGCGTGCTGACAATAGCACTCGCCCAGTTCCTGTTTTTCGATGCACTGGGTCGAATCGAGGCGAGTCGTGCGTCGCTGGCGACCGCTATTGAACCGGTCGTTGCCGCTCTCCTGGCGACGCTCCTACTTAGCCAAGGCCTCAATCCATTGGGCTGGGCAGGAATCGCCTTGGTCGTTGCTGGCGTTGTCGGCGTGGGGCTGTCCGCGCCGGATTCCGACTAG
- a CDS encoding DUF420 domain-containing protein: MDRTQIGDVLALINASLNATSAVALFTGFYYIRKRQLHQHRRAMIIALSASGLFLIFYVTRVTITGTHEFAGAGTAKTAYLTILFTHIVLAVLLVPLAIRLVYLVRKKRFRAHSRLARWAFPIWAYVSVTGLTVYLLLYQIYGYK; encoded by the coding sequence ATGGATCGCACCCAGATCGGAGACGTGCTCGCACTCATCAACGCGAGCCTTAACGCGACGAGCGCCGTCGCGTTGTTTACGGGCTTTTATTACATCCGCAAACGCCAACTGCACCAGCACCGCCGGGCGATGATCATCGCCCTCTCCGCGTCTGGCCTATTCCTGATCTTCTATGTGACGCGTGTCACCATCACGGGCACGCACGAGTTCGCCGGCGCAGGAACCGCGAAGACGGCCTACCTCACGATCTTGTTTACGCACATAGTCTTGGCCGTGCTGCTCGTGCCGCTTGCGATCCGGCTCGTCTACCTAGTGCGCAAGAAACGCTTCCGTGCGCACAGCAGACTCGCACGATGGGCTTTCCCGATCTGGGCCTACGTCTCCGTAACCGGCCTTACCGTTTACCTGCTTCTCTATCAGATCTACGGGTACAAGTGA
- a CDS encoding COX15/CtaA family protein gives MTDMLHRRAFTVSVVWTLFLLYLGSVVHATESSLACPDWPTCYGTMLPEMSGGIFWEHLHRLVAGGLLMMFGLATWLARKETKDRPWIFKACLGGMALLLIQSVFGGLTVLYQLPDLVSTTHLALALLFLILATLLASSTSWSTSVGPASRELADRGTGYATMAVVLVFAQSVLGGLVRHMDAGMACPDAPFCLGQVVPPLINAPIMIHFGHRVVGILALITVIGLAVWAARNALPAAVRTWTVLAGGLAVTQVALGFLSVLTVLAVVPVSLHTLVAALLIAALVHVAVLSRSSGTKTTEPTGT, from the coding sequence ATGACAGACATGCTACATAGGCGTGCGTTCACCGTTTCGGTGGTCTGGACGCTCTTCTTGCTCTACTTGGGCAGTGTGGTACATGCGACCGAATCCAGCTTAGCCTGCCCCGACTGGCCTACGTGCTACGGCACGATGCTCCCGGAAATGTCGGGAGGGATCTTCTGGGAGCACCTGCACCGCCTCGTAGCGGGTGGCCTCCTGATGATGTTCGGCCTCGCAACATGGCTGGCCAGAAAAGAAACCAAAGACCGACCCTGGATCTTCAAGGCGTGCCTGGGCGGTATGGCACTGCTGTTGATCCAGTCCGTGTTCGGGGGCCTCACGGTGCTCTATCAGCTCCCCGACTTGGTCTCCACAACGCACCTCGCGTTGGCACTTCTCTTTCTGATCCTGGCCACGCTTCTCGCCTCTAGCACGAGTTGGTCCACGTCCGTGGGCCCAGCGTCCAGAGAACTCGCGGACCGAGGCACCGGATACGCGACTATGGCCGTAGTCCTCGTCTTCGCGCAGTCCGTCCTGGGAGGACTCGTGCGACACATGGACGCCGGAATGGCATGTCCGGATGCCCCGTTCTGTCTCGGACAGGTAGTACCCCCGCTCATCAACGCGCCCATCATGATCCACTTCGGGCATAGAGTCGTCGGGATTCTCGCGCTGATTACGGTCATCGGCCTCGCGGTGTGGGCGGCCCGAAACGCCTTGCCCGCCGCGGTTCGGACGTGGACCGTGCTCGCAGGTGGACTCGCCGTGACCCAGGTCGCGCTCGGATTCCTGTCCGTCCTGACCGTGCTCGCTGTCGTCCCGGTGTCGCTCCACACACTTGTTGCTGCTTTGTTGATCGCCGCGCTGGTACATGTGGCTGTACTCTCACGAAGTTCGGGAACGAAAACGACCGAACCAACAGGAACCTGA